In one window of Nocardiopsis aegyptia DNA:
- the ligA gene encoding NAD-dependent DNA ligase LigA, with amino-acid sequence MSALHNTTDIPDEVRARHTELCRELDDHSYRYYLGKPVISDAEYDTLMGELRGIEDSYPQLVTQDSPTQKVGAPISVDFAEVEHLVRMESLGNAFDTEELNAWADRASAEVPVDAYLCELKIDGLAVDLVYERGRLVRAATRGDGRVGEDITLNVRTIDAVPEQLDESVRPAPELLEVRGEVFLPVKEFGELNERITATGEHTPFANPRNAAAGSLRQKDPRVTATRPLSMIVHGVGAYSPASDGVAFTSQSQAYTLLGEWGLPLSDRYRVVDSMAKVRDYVDHYRANRHEPAYEIDGIVIKVDDFGLQRRLGSTSRAPRWAIAYKYPPEEVTTRLVDIKVGVGRTGRVTPYGVMEPVVVAGSEVEFATLHNAQEVARKGVLIGDVVTLRKAGDVIPEIVGPVVERRDGSEREFEMPTHCPECGTELGQQKEGDVDLRCPNARSCPGQLRERVAFIAGRKALDIEALGYVAATALTQPLEPADPPLRDEGDLFDLTVDQLLPIRTHVLDPDTTEPKSDPKTGEPKVVSFFANLKGEPKKTVEKLFEQLEEAKSKPLWRVLVALSIRHVGPRAAEDLARHFRSMDAIRQASEEELAAVDGIGPTIAASIREWFAVDWHAEIVRKWAAAGVRMEDDAPEHGSDLLADVTVVVTGGLEGFTRDSAKEVIAERGGRATSSVSKKTGFVVAGESPGSKYDKAVKLGVPILDEAGFRVLLDEGADAALARRLNPEPEPDEEPAGDQGQAGE; translated from the coding sequence GTGAGCGCGCTTCACAACACGACCGACATCCCCGATGAGGTACGCGCCCGCCACACCGAGTTGTGCCGGGAGCTGGACGACCACAGCTACCGGTACTACCTGGGCAAGCCCGTCATCTCCGACGCCGAGTACGACACCCTCATGGGCGAGCTGCGCGGTATCGAGGACTCCTACCCGCAGCTGGTCACCCAGGACTCGCCCACGCAGAAGGTCGGCGCCCCCATCAGCGTCGACTTCGCCGAGGTCGAGCACCTGGTCCGGATGGAGAGCCTGGGCAACGCCTTCGACACCGAGGAGCTCAACGCCTGGGCCGACCGGGCCTCGGCCGAGGTGCCCGTCGACGCCTACCTGTGCGAGCTCAAGATCGACGGCCTGGCGGTCGACCTGGTCTACGAGCGTGGCCGCCTCGTCCGCGCCGCCACCCGCGGCGACGGCCGGGTGGGCGAGGACATCACCCTCAACGTGCGCACCATCGACGCCGTCCCCGAACAGCTCGACGAGAGCGTCCGCCCCGCCCCCGAGCTGCTGGAGGTGCGCGGCGAGGTCTTCCTGCCGGTCAAGGAGTTCGGCGAGCTCAACGAGCGCATCACCGCCACCGGCGAGCACACCCCCTTCGCCAACCCCCGCAACGCGGCCGCCGGGTCGCTGCGGCAGAAGGACCCCCGCGTCACGGCCACCCGGCCGCTGTCGATGATCGTGCACGGCGTGGGCGCCTACTCCCCGGCCTCCGACGGCGTCGCCTTCACCAGCCAGTCGCAGGCCTACACCCTCCTCGGCGAGTGGGGCCTGCCCCTGAGCGACCGCTACCGGGTCGTGGACTCCATGGCGAAGGTGCGGGACTACGTCGACCACTACCGGGCCAACCGCCACGAACCGGCCTACGAGATCGACGGCATCGTCATCAAGGTCGACGACTTCGGCCTCCAGCGCCGACTGGGCTCCACCAGCCGGGCTCCGCGCTGGGCGATCGCCTACAAGTACCCGCCGGAGGAGGTCACCACCCGGCTCGTCGACATCAAGGTGGGCGTGGGGCGCACCGGCCGTGTCACCCCCTACGGCGTGATGGAGCCCGTGGTCGTGGCGGGCTCGGAGGTGGAGTTCGCGACCCTGCACAACGCGCAGGAGGTCGCCCGCAAGGGCGTGCTCATCGGCGACGTCGTGACCCTGCGCAAGGCGGGCGACGTCATCCCGGAGATCGTCGGCCCGGTCGTGGAGCGCCGGGACGGCAGCGAGCGCGAGTTCGAGATGCCGACGCACTGCCCGGAGTGCGGGACCGAGCTGGGCCAGCAGAAGGAGGGCGACGTCGACCTGCGCTGCCCCAACGCACGCTCCTGCCCGGGTCAGCTGCGCGAGCGCGTGGCCTTCATCGCCGGGCGCAAGGCCCTGGACATCGAGGCGCTGGGCTACGTGGCGGCCACCGCCCTCACCCAGCCCCTGGAGCCGGCCGACCCGCCGCTGCGCGACGAGGGCGACCTGTTCGACCTCACCGTCGACCAGCTGCTGCCGATCCGCACCCACGTCCTCGACCCCGACACCACCGAGCCCAAGTCCGATCCCAAGACCGGTGAACCCAAGGTCGTGTCGTTCTTCGCCAACCTCAAGGGCGAGCCGAAGAAGACGGTGGAGAAGCTCTTCGAGCAGTTGGAGGAGGCCAAGTCCAAGCCGCTGTGGCGCGTCCTGGTGGCGCTGTCCATCCGGCACGTGGGCCCGCGGGCGGCCGAGGACCTGGCCCGCCACTTCCGGTCCATGGACGCCATCCGCCAGGCGAGCGAGGAGGAGCTGGCGGCCGTGGACGGCATCGGCCCCACCATCGCCGCCTCCATCCGCGAGTGGTTCGCGGTGGACTGGCACGCCGAGATCGTGCGCAAGTGGGCGGCGGCCGGTGTGCGCATGGAGGACGACGCGCCCGAGCACGGGTCGGACCTGCTGGCGGACGTGACCGTGGTGGTGACGGGCGGCCTGGAGGGCTTCACGCGCGACAGCGCCAAGGAGGTGATCGCCGAGCGCGGCGGCCGGGCGACCTCGTCGGTGTCCAAGAAGACCGGTTTCGTGGTGGCCGGGGAGAGCCCCGGCTCCAAGTACGACAAGGCCGTGAAGCTGGGCGTGCCCATCCTCGACGAGGCGGGGTTCCGGGTGCTGCTCGACGAGGGGGCCGACGCGGCCCTCGCGCGGCGGCTCAACCCCGAGCCGGAGCCGGACGAGGAGCCCGCAGGGGACCAGGGCCAGGCCGGGGAGTAG
- a CDS encoding methionine synthase yields the protein MTEQHPYPWPDASYTGIGSWPGEDPDEAVRTIIGELPDLPHLPELPDRGVGADMIGRTSGLLVDFPVEVQPSAWRVADTPGRDLARATSLMSYDLDALTEHAHAYTGTLKIQVAGPWTLAASIELRNGQRLVSDPGACRDLAETHREGVLAHLGEVRRRVPGARVLLQVDEPSLTAVLLGSLPTASGFGRVRAVDRVHVEAVLRQLFTALEEAGAVPAAHCCAPGAPVDLLRRSGARALSLDALLLTRDHDEMIGTAVEAGVGLLLGVVPSSDAPRGQTPETSGAATARGPQRSPGMSDAAATVDPVRELWNRLGITPDLLSRAVVTTPTCGLAGATPGYARAALDAVRAGARVLRDEPRR from the coding sequence GTGACCGAACAGCACCCCTATCCCTGGCCCGACGCCTCCTACACCGGGATCGGGTCCTGGCCGGGCGAGGACCCCGACGAGGCCGTGCGCACCATCATCGGTGAGCTCCCCGACCTCCCCCACCTGCCCGAGCTGCCCGACCGCGGTGTCGGCGCCGACATGATCGGCCGTACCAGCGGACTGCTCGTGGACTTTCCCGTGGAGGTCCAGCCCAGCGCCTGGCGCGTGGCCGACACGCCCGGCCGCGACCTCGCCCGCGCCACCAGCCTCATGTCCTACGACCTCGACGCGCTCACCGAGCACGCCCACGCCTACACCGGCACCCTCAAGATCCAGGTCGCCGGCCCCTGGACGCTGGCCGCGTCGATCGAACTGCGCAACGGCCAGCGCCTGGTCTCCGACCCCGGTGCCTGCCGCGACCTGGCCGAGACGCACCGCGAGGGAGTCCTGGCCCACCTGGGCGAGGTCCGCCGCCGGGTGCCAGGCGCACGCGTCCTCCTCCAGGTCGACGAGCCCTCGCTGACCGCGGTCCTACTCGGCTCCCTGCCCACCGCCAGCGGTTTCGGACGGGTGCGTGCCGTGGACCGCGTCCACGTCGAGGCCGTCCTCCGGCAGCTCTTCACCGCCCTGGAGGAGGCCGGCGCCGTGCCCGCCGCGCACTGCTGCGCCCCCGGCGCGCCCGTCGACCTGCTGCGCCGCAGCGGGGCCAGGGCGCTGAGCCTCGACGCCCTGCTGCTCACCCGCGACCACGACGAGATGATCGGCACGGCCGTCGAGGCCGGTGTCGGACTGCTGCTCGGCGTCGTCCCCTCGTCCGACGCCCCGCGCGGGCAGACGCCCGAAACGTCCGGCGCCGCCACCGCGCGGGGGCCGCAGCGGTCCCCCGGAATGTCGGACGCCGCCGCTACCGTCGACCCTGTACGCGAGCTTTGGAACCGGTTGGGCATCACCCCTGACCTGCTCTCCCGCGCGGTGGTCACCACACCGACGTGCGGGCTCGCGGGAGCCACGCCCGGGTACGCGCGGGCGGCCCTGGACGCCGTTCGCGCCGGAGCGAGGGTCCTGCGGGACGAGCCCCGCCGGTAG